Proteins found in one Paenibacillus sp. FSL R10-2782 genomic segment:
- a CDS encoding Crp/Fnr family transcriptional regulator — translation MHQYYRSLEQMVYQASIIEQDWNRFVERTHVKHVQQGTYLIETGEPVNHAYFCSEGLFRLFYTLADGREYNVGFSPADDYVTSYGAMVQGEPSTFTIEAMEDSIVIEIPYDVLKELMDTSHMWERFVRKSVERLYIRKEERERELLYLSAKERYQAFLLKYPGLDKRIAQYHIASYIGVSPVSLSRLLRSDPH, via the coding sequence ATGCATCAGTATTATCGTTCATTAGAGCAGATGGTTTATCAGGCCTCGATTATAGAGCAGGATTGGAACAGATTTGTAGAACGAACCCATGTGAAGCATGTGCAACAGGGAACGTATCTGATCGAAACGGGTGAACCCGTGAATCATGCCTATTTTTGCTCAGAGGGATTATTCCGTTTATTCTACACTTTAGCAGATGGCAGGGAGTATAATGTTGGCTTTTCGCCAGCAGATGATTACGTAACCTCTTACGGAGCTATGGTCCAAGGAGAGCCGTCGACCTTTACCATTGAGGCTATGGAGGATTCGATAGTCATTGAAATCCCCTATGACGTACTGAAGGAGCTTATGGATACAAGCCATATGTGGGAAAGATTCGTACGCAAGAGTGTAGAGAGACTATACATTCGAAAAGAGGAACGGGAACGCGAATTACTGTATCTTTCCGCCAAGGAACGTTACCAAGCCTTTCTGCTCAAGTATCCCGGATTGGATAAACGAATTGCCCAGTATCATATCGCTTCGTACATCGGTGTATCCCCCGTTTCGCTTAGCCGATTGCTCCGCAGCGATCCGCATTAA
- a CDS encoding MFS transporter, with translation MQQNKGNLLALGSIPLMMTLGNSMLIPVLPEIGRKLHVSSFRISMLITVYAVVAILLIPIAGYLSDRFGRKAVIVPCLILTVIGGGISAVGAWLLHDQPAYWTIIGGRLLQGVGAAGAFPIVIPLVGDLYENEEEASKNLGIVETYNTFGKVLSPILGAALGAVLWFLPLAVIPGLCLISLILVLWLIHAPKRKNQPSTFREFVGNVKQVLAEKGRWLYAIFAVGGICMFVIFGVLFYLSDILESRYNLHGVWKGFVLAIPLVSLCLCSYIGGKIIGKHKKRMKWIGFSGLAVLTISFGILGFFQHIYAVIGLFTLGGAGIGLALPCLDALITKGIEKEERGTITSLYSSMRFVGVSLGPPVVSLLIGSTGHSLLFGVMAGVGGIAALLMLFAVKPKQDEPSDEKSGEHMNTTGGLTDVSRKKPLSSKLRRKTPAK, from the coding sequence ATGCAACAAAATAAAGGGAATCTGCTTGCACTAGGTTCCATCCCGCTGATGATGACGCTAGGCAATTCCATGCTGATTCCTGTTTTGCCGGAAATCGGACGTAAGCTGCATGTCAGCTCCTTTCGCATTAGCATGTTGATTACGGTATATGCGGTAGTTGCCATTTTACTGATTCCAATCGCGGGATATCTCTCCGACCGATTTGGTCGCAAGGCGGTGATTGTACCCTGCCTGATCCTGACAGTGATTGGCGGGGGAATTTCTGCGGTGGGGGCATGGCTGCTTCATGATCAGCCAGCCTACTGGACCATTATTGGGGGACGGTTGCTTCAGGGGGTCGGAGCGGCGGGTGCTTTTCCCATTGTCATACCGCTCGTGGGGGATTTGTATGAGAACGAGGAAGAAGCCAGCAAAAACCTGGGTATAGTCGAGACCTATAATACATTCGGTAAAGTGCTAAGCCCAATACTGGGTGCGGCACTCGGCGCAGTCCTTTGGTTTTTGCCATTGGCAGTGATTCCGGGCCTCTGTCTGATTTCGCTCATTTTGGTGCTTTGGCTGATTCATGCGCCCAAGCGTAAGAACCAACCGAGCACGTTTCGGGAGTTTGTAGGAAATGTGAAGCAGGTGCTTGCCGAAAAAGGACGCTGGCTATATGCTATTTTCGCGGTGGGTGGCATTTGTATGTTTGTCATTTTTGGCGTCCTGTTCTACTTGTCCGACATACTGGAAAGTCGTTACAACCTTCATGGGGTCTGGAAAGGATTCGTGCTGGCGATTCCGTTGGTTTCTCTCTGTCTGTGCTCTTATATCGGAGGAAAAATCATCGGCAAGCACAAAAAACGGATGAAATGGATCGGTTTTTCCGGTTTGGCAGTGTTGACGATCAGCTTTGGCATTCTTGGATTTTTTCAACATATTTATGCGGTGATCGGACTGTTTACATTGGGGGGAGCCGGAATTGGACTAGCACTGCCTTGTTTGGATGCCCTGATTACGAAAGGGATTGAAAAAGAGGAGCGCGGAACGATTACCAGCTTGTACAGTAGTATGCGCTTTGTCGGGGTGTCACTAGGTCCTCCGGTTGTATCCTTGCTGATCGGAAGCACTGGACATAGTTTGCTTTTTGGCGTGATGGCCGGAGTGGGCGGAATTGCGGCTCTGCTCATGCTGTTTGCGGTCAAACCGAAGCAAGATGAACCCTCAGACGAAAAATCCGGTGAACATATGAACACCACTGGGGGGCTGACAGACGTATCCCGGAAAAAGCCGCTTTCTTCCAAGCTGAGACGCAAAACCCCGGCCAAATAA
- a CDS encoding AraC family transcriptional regulator: MNREMLRENRIHGNPMYPVSVYPSVEQLNGNSVLESHWHEEMEFIVVEQGSAVFQTDMEYTEVSEGEALFVNSGELHAGYLKNAPSCVFSAVVFHPDLLHSRTQDTVQEQFIDPFISKKLVVPPHIRGVLPWEQEVLTSLRRIITSHEQNAPARELATKAQLYGIIASMYPHMTPANGEDVIMAGQRSKVERIKKALAYINNHAHEPIRLRDIADEIRMSEGHFCRFFKQMVQKSPVEYINYHRVQKACRLLEQSDRKVVDIALEVGFDNLSYFIATFKKWNGMPPSQYRKQHEAEQMLTAAPLVTDIS, from the coding sequence ATGAATCGGGAAATGTTGCGGGAAAACCGCATTCATGGTAACCCTATGTATCCGGTCAGCGTGTATCCGAGCGTAGAGCAGTTGAACGGAAACAGCGTGCTGGAGTCTCATTGGCATGAGGAAATGGAGTTTATCGTCGTGGAGCAGGGTAGCGCCGTCTTTCAGACGGATATGGAATACACCGAGGTCAGTGAAGGTGAGGCTCTTTTTGTCAACAGCGGAGAGCTTCACGCCGGATATTTAAAAAATGCTCCAAGCTGCGTATTCTCTGCTGTGGTGTTTCATCCCGATCTGCTGCACAGCCGGACACAGGATACGGTGCAGGAGCAGTTTATCGACCCCTTTATCAGCAAAAAGCTCGTCGTTCCCCCTCACATTCGCGGGGTCCTGCCCTGGGAACAGGAGGTGCTGACCTCGCTACGCCGCATCATTACCAGCCATGAGCAGAATGCACCTGCCCGTGAGCTGGCAACCAAGGCACAGCTCTATGGCATCATCGCCAGCATGTATCCTCATATGACCCCAGCTAACGGAGAGGATGTGATTATGGCAGGTCAACGCAGCAAGGTCGAACGGATCAAAAAAGCGCTGGCGTATATCAACAATCATGCTCATGAGCCCATTCGTTTGCGGGATATCGCGGATGAGATTCGTATGAGTGAGGGACACTTTTGCCGTTTCTTCAAGCAAATGGTGCAAAAAAGCCCGGTCGAATACATCAATTACCACCGGGTTCAGAAGGCTTGCAGACTGCTGGAGCAAAGTGACCGCAAAGTGGTCGATATTGCGCTGGAGGTTGGCTTTGACAATCTGAGTTATTTTATCGCAACCTTTAAAAAATGGAACGGCATGCCCCCTTCACAATATCGCAAGCAGCACGAAGCCGAGCAGATGCTTACAGCAGCCCCCTTGGTCACAGATATAAGCTGA
- a CDS encoding serine hydrolase, whose amino-acid sequence MSSLELTPLVCGLTELEIRSCLIFQHGSMALEYYREPQFANERYKINSCTKSVLAALVSIAMDQQIVPQPDTPILEFFPQIAKDSDIRKRDITIEHLLTMSAGFSWTEFGGQNSFPTMSKTSDWVQFVLSQPLADVPGTRMEYNSGCSQLLATILRQASGQAVAEFAEQQLFQPLGIESYHWETDPHGTHTGGFGLHLKPMDMLQFGLLYLNEGSREGRQFIQAETIRQSTRALLPTAKPQKAFYGWHWWASSFSDETEKSTETDYYYALGFGGQYIVVVPSYDIVVIVTADKFKKKRTPVDIFRQFIVPMLVQQG is encoded by the coding sequence TTGAGCAGTCTGGAACTTACACCGCTTGTTTGCGGGCTGACCGAGCTGGAAATCCGTAGCTGCCTGATCTTCCAGCATGGGAGCATGGCGCTGGAATACTACCGTGAACCTCAATTTGCGAATGAACGCTATAAAATAAATTCCTGCACCAAAAGCGTGCTTGCCGCATTAGTCAGCATCGCCATGGATCAGCAAATCGTACCGCAACCAGACACACCGATCCTCGAATTTTTTCCCCAGATTGCCAAGGACAGTGATATACGAAAGCGTGATATTACGATTGAACATCTGTTAACGATGTCCGCGGGCTTTAGCTGGACTGAATTTGGCGGGCAAAATTCATTTCCGACGATGAGCAAAACATCAGACTGGGTGCAATTTGTGCTGTCGCAGCCACTCGCTGATGTACCAGGTACCCGAATGGAGTACAACTCCGGCTGTTCTCAGCTTCTGGCTACCATTTTGCGTCAAGCTTCTGGACAAGCGGTAGCTGAATTTGCCGAGCAGCAGTTATTCCAACCGCTGGGTATTGAAAGCTACCACTGGGAAACCGATCCTCACGGCACTCATACGGGTGGCTTTGGGCTGCATCTCAAACCCATGGACATGCTCCAATTTGGCCTGCTTTACCTAAACGAAGGAAGCCGGGAAGGCCGTCAGTTCATCCAGGCAGAGACAATCCGGCAGTCCACTCGTGCGCTCCTTCCTACGGCCAAACCCCAAAAAGCCTTTTACGGCTGGCACTGGTGGGCTTCTTCCTTTTCAGACGAAACGGAGAAAAGCACTGAAACGGATTATTATTACGCGCTCGGCTTTGGCGGTCAATACATTGTTGTCGTCCCGTCTTATGACATAGTGGTTATTGTTACTGCTGACAAGTTCAAAAAGAAGCGGACTCCTGTGGACATATTCAGGCAGTTCATCGTACCGATGCTTGTTCAGCAAGGGTAA
- a CDS encoding adenine deaminase C-terminal domain-containing protein, whose amino-acid sequence MNMKSVFQRPPLADCVPELVATARGERKASLVIRGGTLVNVVSGELLPGMSIAVQGSRIAYVGRDVSHTIGEDTVIIEAEGRYMAPGLLDGHCHIESTQLTVTEFAKAVLPLGVTGGFFDPHEISNVLGLKGLRLMLDEARTTPLAAYLQVASCVPSTGPELETTGASFGPAEVEEALSWGPDMIGLGEVMNFPGVVYGDDVMIGEIQATLRAGKVADGHFTWASDDWRLPVYAAAGITGDHECVTPEDVAERIRLGMYAKMRQGSAWHDVAETIRASTEMGLDTRRMMLVTDDRSAESLLHEGQMDFVVRHAIAQGVKPVTAFQMATLNTAERFGVARDIGSIIPGAIADIILLDGRLAEVNVTATIAAGQLVAEHGQMVADWDGFAYPAEVMDTVRLGRDLSAADFRIAAPVQEGDVPVRVIRVTENHVDTKEVRMTVPVRGGEVTADPAQDLCKIAVFERHHASGSHAVALVTGVGFTEPAAIAMTVAHDSHNLLVIGNDDELMIQAAKQAVAMRGGVVVVSASGETRFPLPIAGLMSPAPFAEVAAQSESISRALQQSGCVLNNALMTLSLLALVVIPEIRLSDQGLVVIGADGIRKVSLFVEEDTAEA is encoded by the coding sequence ATGAACATGAAGAGTGTATTTCAACGCCCGCCGCTGGCGGACTGTGTACCCGAGCTGGTAGCTACAGCCAGAGGGGAGCGCAAGGCATCGCTGGTTATCCGCGGAGGAACGCTGGTCAATGTGGTATCGGGCGAATTATTACCGGGAATGTCTATTGCTGTGCAGGGCTCCCGTATCGCATACGTCGGTCGGGACGTTAGCCATACCATCGGAGAAGACACAGTAATCATCGAAGCGGAAGGCCGCTATATGGCACCGGGATTACTGGACGGACATTGCCACATCGAAAGCACGCAGCTTACCGTAACGGAGTTTGCAAAAGCAGTGCTGCCGCTAGGCGTGACGGGAGGTTTTTTTGACCCGCATGAAATTTCCAATGTGCTCGGTCTGAAAGGGCTTCGCCTGATGCTTGATGAAGCACGTACGACACCGCTGGCTGCTTACTTGCAGGTGGCTTCTTGTGTTCCGTCCACAGGGCCGGAACTGGAAACGACAGGGGCCTCCTTCGGCCCTGCGGAAGTTGAGGAAGCCTTAAGCTGGGGCCCGGATATGATCGGGCTGGGCGAAGTCATGAATTTCCCGGGCGTCGTCTATGGAGACGATGTGATGATCGGGGAAATTCAGGCCACGCTGCGCGCGGGCAAGGTGGCGGACGGCCATTTTACATGGGCCTCCGACGATTGGCGGCTGCCGGTATATGCAGCCGCAGGGATTACGGGCGATCACGAATGTGTCACGCCCGAGGATGTAGCCGAGCGTATCCGGCTCGGCATGTATGCCAAAATGCGGCAGGGCTCCGCATGGCATGATGTGGCCGAGACCATCCGTGCCAGCACGGAAATGGGTCTCGACACGCGCCGCATGATGCTGGTGACGGATGACCGCAGTGCGGAATCCTTGCTCCATGAGGGTCAGATGGACTTCGTCGTCCGTCATGCTATTGCGCAGGGCGTCAAGCCCGTGACCGCGTTTCAGATGGCTACGCTGAATACGGCAGAGCGCTTCGGCGTAGCGCGGGATATCGGCTCGATCATTCCGGGGGCGATTGCCGATATTATTTTGCTCGATGGCCGTCTGGCCGAAGTGAACGTGACCGCTACAATTGCGGCGGGTCAACTGGTTGCCGAGCACGGCCAAATGGTCGCCGATTGGGATGGCTTCGCTTATCCGGCGGAAGTGATGGACACGGTCCGTCTGGGACGCGACCTGAGTGCTGCGGATTTCCGCATTGCGGCTCCCGTACAGGAGGGAGACGTGCCTGTACGTGTCATTCGTGTCACGGAAAATCATGTGGACACGAAGGAAGTGCGGATGACCGTTCCGGTCCGGGGTGGTGAGGTCACGGCAGATCCCGCGCAGGATCTGTGCAAAATAGCCGTCTTCGAGCGGCATCATGCCAGTGGCAGCCACGCGGTGGCACTCGTGACGGGCGTCGGTTTCACCGAGCCAGCCGCCATTGCCATGACCGTGGCGCATGACAGCCACAACCTGCTCGTCATTGGCAACGATGACGAGTTGATGATCCAGGCGGCGAAGCAGGCCGTGGCTATGCGCGGCGGCGTGGTGGTCGTGTCCGCCTCGGGCGAAACACGCTTCCCGCTGCCTATCGCCGGGCTGATGTCTCCTGCGCCGTTTGCAGAGGTGGCTGCGCAGTCCGAGAGCATCAGCCGGGCACTTCAGCAATCCGGCTGTGTGCTGAACAACGCGCTGATGACATTGTCGCTGCTGGCGCTGGTCGTTATCCCTGAAATCCGCCTGTCGGATCAGGGACTTGTTGTGATCGGAGCAGACGGTATCCGCAAGGTATCGCTCTTCGTGGAAGAGGATACTGCGGAAGCCTGA
- a CDS encoding methyl-accepting chemotaxis protein, producing the protein MNLTIKAKMILSALLIPGVIAAMLLTNYILSVQNENKYKDVVNREETIVYNSKSLQFLLNGISNDERGYLLTRDEQYGKGIESKQSEIVKLLQQTEALLDLNAGDTKKTMDELKMGINSYFNRVHGLLNTAGYRSTSDMFPPFSDLLDTYENERVQRKQLDVKMMAFVKSQEDMVAAKVQQAHQTMTNTIWITSILGCLIIIYSIAQSIILIRSIRPLYHMNEQLLEMSAGGGDLRSQLDITSRDEIGMIASSYNKLIAGFRNIIVDAQDTARTLTVTAERVSLSAEEMNQANRHTSGVMEELATGMEHQVDDITQATDAVKELAHGLEHIAVTSQQVYKLSDSAAKDAVAGEQSIGQAMRQMEKVSESVDSSARAVRLLSEQAEQIGMIGSVITGIAKQTGMLALNASIEAARAGEQGKGFAVVASEVRRLSDQVSVSAAEITQFVQHIQDHVGHVASTMQAGTVEVQSGVKIMESVETAFRQIGSSIQQVSEQIHSVNRSVEQMSTGSGQMVGAVERIREVAEQSAGGTQSVSAAAEEQLASMEDIASSIHTLAEMSKLLNASVGGFKV; encoded by the coding sequence ATGAATTTAACGATTAAGGCTAAAATGATTCTTAGTGCGCTGCTTATTCCAGGTGTAATTGCAGCTATGCTGCTGACAAACTACATTCTGAGCGTACAAAATGAGAATAAATACAAGGATGTTGTGAATCGTGAAGAGACCATTGTATATAATTCAAAGTCTCTTCAGTTTTTATTAAACGGGATATCTAATGACGAGCGAGGATACTTGCTAACTCGGGATGAACAATATGGAAAAGGGATTGAAAGCAAGCAGAGCGAAATTGTGAAGCTGCTTCAGCAAACGGAAGCTTTGCTCGATCTGAATGCAGGAGATACGAAGAAAACGATGGATGAATTGAAAATGGGAATCAACTCCTATTTCAACCGCGTTCATGGATTACTGAATACAGCGGGTTACCGGAGTACGAGCGATATGTTCCCACCGTTTTCGGATTTACTCGATACCTATGAAAATGAACGGGTTCAACGGAAACAGCTTGATGTGAAAATGATGGCGTTCGTTAAATCTCAGGAGGACATGGTAGCGGCGAAAGTACAACAAGCCCACCAAACCATGACCAACACGATCTGGATTACGAGCATTCTGGGCTGTCTTATTATCATTTACAGTATTGCACAATCGATCATTTTGATTCGCTCCATCCGGCCGTTGTACCATATGAATGAACAGTTGCTGGAGATGTCAGCGGGCGGCGGAGATTTACGTAGTCAACTCGATATTACGTCCAGGGACGAGATTGGCATGATTGCCAGCTCGTACAATAAGCTGATCGCGGGCTTTCGCAATATTATTGTAGATGCCCAGGACACGGCGCGTACCTTAACTGTGACTGCCGAGCGGGTAAGCCTGAGCGCTGAAGAAATGAATCAGGCCAATCGTCATACTTCCGGTGTGATGGAAGAGCTAGCGACTGGCATGGAGCATCAGGTCGATGACATCACACAGGCCACAGATGCAGTAAAAGAGCTTGCTCATGGACTGGAGCATATTGCGGTGACGAGCCAGCAGGTGTACAAGCTGTCGGATTCGGCTGCTAAGGACGCAGTAGCAGGAGAGCAATCCATCGGTCAAGCGATGAGACAGATGGAAAAGGTAAGCGAAAGTGTAGACAGCTCTGCTCGTGCTGTACGTCTGCTTAGTGAACAGGCTGAACAGATCGGAATGATCGGTTCAGTCATTACCGGCATTGCCAAGCAGACCGGGATGCTGGCGCTGAACGCGTCAATTGAAGCCGCCAGAGCAGGAGAACAGGGCAAAGGATTTGCTGTCGTAGCATCTGAGGTAAGAAGGCTGTCTGATCAGGTATCCGTCTCAGCAGCGGAAATTACACAATTTGTGCAGCATATTCAGGACCATGTTGGTCATGTCGCATCAACCATGCAAGCCGGAACAGTTGAAGTGCAGTCAGGTGTGAAGATCATGGAATCGGTCGAAACGGCATTTCGCCAGATTGGCAGCTCCATTCAACAGGTCAGCGAACAGATTCACAGTGTAAATCGGTCTGTGGAACAGATGTCCACCGGATCGGGGCAAATGGTGGGAGCCGTGGAGCGTATCCGTGAAGTAGCAGAACAGTCCGCTGGCGGAACCCAGAGCGTCAGCGCAGCGGCTGAGGAGCAGCTTGCTTCCATGGAGGATATCGCGTCATCCATTCATACGCTGGCCGAAATGTCGAAATTGCTGAATGCAAGCGTTGGAGGATTTAAGGTGTAG
- the yicI gene encoding alpha-xylosidase, translating into MKFTDGYWMIRKGYEIQNPAEIRDIVTEDASMTVYAATHRIEHKGDTLNGALLKATYSSPMPNVIRVRFNHHKGRVHHGPDFEIRTLPTEVDITVGEDTAVLKSGNLSVRVGRGKSWDVGFYVEDRKITGSGHRGPGYITDPQAQPFFREQLELGIGEYIYGLGERFTPFVKNGQVVDIWNEDGGTSSEQAYKNIPFYLSNKGYGVFVNHPEKVSYEIASENVSKVQFSVSGESLEYFIIGGANPKEVLDNYTKLTGKPALPPAWTFGLWLTTSFTTDYDEATVNHFVDGMAERDLPLSVFHFDCFWMKEYQWCDFQWDQDMFPDPEGMLQRLKAKGLKICAWINPYIAEKSILFDEGMENGYLVKTADGGVWQWDMWQAGMGLVDFTNPAAVAWYQDKLKVLVDQGVDCFKTDFGERIPTNVVYHDGSDPVKMHNYYTHLYNKAVFDVLEEKLGKNEAALFARSATAGGQQFPVHWGGDCSSTYESMAESLRGGLSLGLSGFGFWSHDISGFELTAAPDVYKRWVQFGLLSSHSRLHGNESYRVPWLFDEESVDVVRSFTKLKCSLMPYLYPSAVESSVKGLPMMRAMVLEFPQDPSCATLDLQYMLGDSILVAPIFNKEGNVQYYVPEGQWTNLLTNETVSGGRWVNEHHDFTTLPVLVKPNTLLAIGHEDSRPDYDYAEQVAFHLFELGEGQQARTVIVNTSGEEELTVTASRKAAVITVKAEGAVKPWSLVLRGIHEAIQVEDGSIQTGEQGVIITPASSGQQELVIHLG; encoded by the coding sequence ATGAAATTTACAGATGGCTATTGGATGATCCGCAAAGGCTATGAGATCCAAAACCCTGCCGAAATCCGTGATATTGTGACGGAAGATGCTTCCATGACGGTATATGCGGCGACCCACCGGATTGAGCATAAAGGAGACACCCTGAACGGGGCGTTGCTGAAAGCGACCTATAGCTCGCCGATGCCGAATGTCATTCGGGTACGCTTTAACCACCACAAGGGGCGGGTGCATCATGGACCGGATTTTGAAATTCGCACCTTGCCAACAGAGGTGGATATTACGGTAGGTGAGGACACAGCGGTTCTGAAAAGCGGCAATCTGAGTGTGCGCGTCGGCCGTGGAAAGAGCTGGGACGTAGGTTTTTATGTGGAGGATCGTAAAATCACGGGTAGCGGACATCGTGGGCCAGGATACATTACAGACCCGCAGGCTCAGCCTTTTTTCCGGGAGCAGCTGGAGTTGGGAATCGGGGAGTACATATACGGCCTCGGGGAACGCTTCACTCCATTTGTGAAAAATGGGCAGGTGGTCGATATCTGGAATGAGGACGGCGGCACGAGCAGTGAGCAGGCGTACAAAAACATTCCATTTTACCTTTCTAATAAAGGGTATGGTGTGTTTGTCAATCATCCGGAAAAGGTATCGTATGAAATTGCATCGGAAAATGTCTCGAAGGTGCAGTTTAGCGTCTCCGGCGAATCGTTAGAGTATTTTATAATTGGCGGAGCTAACCCTAAAGAAGTGCTGGACAATTACACCAAGCTGACGGGCAAGCCCGCGTTACCACCAGCCTGGACCTTTGGTTTGTGGCTGACGACCTCGTTTACGACCGATTATGATGAAGCGACGGTGAATCATTTTGTGGACGGGATGGCTGAGCGTGATTTGCCGCTCTCTGTATTCCATTTTGACTGCTTCTGGATGAAGGAATACCAATGGTGCGATTTCCAATGGGATCAAGATATGTTCCCGGATCCGGAAGGTATGCTACAGCGTTTGAAAGCGAAGGGACTCAAAATTTGCGCATGGATTAACCCGTATATTGCGGAAAAATCCATTTTGTTCGATGAAGGCATGGAGAACGGGTATCTGGTCAAAACCGCCGATGGCGGCGTGTGGCAATGGGATATGTGGCAGGCGGGTATGGGGCTGGTTGACTTTACCAATCCAGCTGCGGTGGCCTGGTATCAGGATAAGCTGAAGGTGCTGGTGGATCAAGGTGTGGATTGTTTTAAAACTGATTTTGGCGAGCGGATTCCTACGAATGTGGTGTATCATGACGGCTCTGATCCGGTGAAAATGCACAATTATTACACGCATTTGTACAACAAGGCTGTATTTGACGTGCTGGAGGAAAAACTGGGTAAAAATGAAGCGGCGTTATTCGCACGTTCCGCTACGGCGGGGGGACAGCAGTTCCCGGTTCACTGGGGCGGTGACTGCTCATCGACATATGAGTCGATGGCGGAATCACTGCGGGGCGGCTTATCGCTTGGCTTGAGCGGCTTTGGCTTCTGGAGCCATGATATTAGCGGCTTTGAATTAACGGCTGCGCCGGACGTGTACAAACGGTGGGTACAATTTGGACTATTGTCCTCCCACAGTCGTCTGCACGGAAATGAATCATACCGTGTGCCTTGGCTGTTCGATGAAGAATCGGTGGATGTGGTACGTAGCTTTACGAAGCTCAAATGTTCATTAATGCCGTATCTGTATCCGTCCGCTGTGGAATCCTCGGTGAAGGGTCTGCCGATGATGCGGGCTATGGTGCTGGAATTCCCGCAAGACCCGAGCTGTGCAACGCTGGATCTGCAATACATGCTGGGCGATTCCATTTTGGTGGCCCCGATCTTTAATAAGGAAGGCAACGTACAGTATTACGTACCGGAGGGCCAGTGGACGAATCTGTTGACGAATGAAACCGTGTCGGGTGGTCGCTGGGTTAACGAGCATCACGATTTTACAACCCTGCCCGTGCTGGTGAAGCCGAACACGCTGCTGGCGATCGGTCATGAGGACAGCCGTCCGGATTATGATTATGCAGAACAAGTGGCTTTTCACTTGTTCGAGCTGGGTGAAGGGCAGCAGGCTCGGACGGTTATCGTGAATACTTCTGGTGAAGAAGAGCTAACCGTTACTGCCAGTCGCAAGGCTGCTGTGATTACGGTGAAGGCAGAGGGTGCGGTTAAACCATGGTCACTGGTTCTGCGGGGTATTCACGAGGCTATTCAGGTCGAGGATGGCAGCATTCAAACGGGAGAGCAGGGTGTGATCATTACACCAGCCTCAAGCGGACAGCAGGAGCTTGTCATTCACTTGGGATAG
- a CDS encoding darcynin family protein → MRYMMIVLLEFYPSWLALPREERRKHAGSLQESIQKYSEHVQVRFFDAEALPGKDYTDFVVCETEDMRQYHYMWEEIRDSEPYTKGYMKIKDVVMGMENAFQSYESEILQMEK, encoded by the coding sequence ATGCGGTATATGATGATTGTATTGTTGGAATTTTATCCTTCCTGGCTGGCTTTGCCTCGGGAAGAGCGTCGAAAACATGCGGGGTCCTTGCAGGAGAGCATTCAAAAATATAGCGAGCATGTTCAAGTTCGCTTTTTTGATGCAGAGGCGCTTCCCGGCAAGGATTACACTGATTTCGTCGTATGCGAAACGGAGGATATGAGACAGTATCATTATATGTGGGAAGAAATTCGCGACTCGGAGCCATACACCAAGGGGTATATGAAGATAAAAGATGTGGTCATGGGCATGGAAAATGCATTTCAGTCCTATGAGTCAGAAATACTACAGATGGAAAAATAA